From the genome of Lemur catta isolate mLemCat1 chromosome 18, mLemCat1.pri, whole genome shotgun sequence:
CATGCAGGCCTGGTGGAGCCAGCAGACAGGGCTATGCCCAGCTCCTTGCTGGAACAGGGGAGCATGATGTTGGCACTGTCAGATACGGAGCAGAGGCTAGAAGCCCATGTCAACAGGAACACCATCTACAGCACTCTGCTCACTTGTGTGACATTTGTGGCCACACTGCCTGTGCTCTACATGCTGTTCAGGGCCAGCTAGCTGCCTGGACCATCCTCCAGAGTGTAGATTTAGTTAGAGAATCCCAGCAGTGAGCTGAGCCTTTGGGGGCACACACAACCTCAGCCTGAAGGAGCACCATCTGTGTGGCTCACCAGCAGGCATACTTTGCTTTGTAGGCAATgttcatttatattaattatcaAAACTTTGTGCTAATGTCTAATTAAAAtgtcttaagtttttatttaaaacaatttacttCAGACTGAGTTTTGTCCCTTGGAAATTGAGATCCATGACTTGAAGATTGGGCCTTGAGTTAGCATCCTTGCCCGTTTTGTTCTCTCCCATCTCTTGGTCCTCTTTTCAGGACTGTTTTGAATATACTCCTGAGGCCTGGATTTTTGTTTTGGATTTCCTGGCCTGCCCTCTGCTTGTCTGACCTTCCTGTGTCAGATGGCCTGAGGGTTTCAGTGAGTGGAACCTAGCCTGCTGCCTGCTTATTGGTGACCATGGTTACTTTCTCTCTTCTGGATCACTTCTCTGTCATGGGGGAGAGGAGTGACCAGAGGAGAGTAGTGAAGAGAGATTGGGGGAATGGTTGATATGATAAATGttgctggggacagagctgggcatggtggcacacacctatagtcccaatacttgggaggctgaggcaggaggatcgcttgagcccaggagttcaagtctagcctgCTGCCTGCCCCTTCTTCTAGGCCGTTTCCCATGAAGCACCCTCCCTTCTTGGAGCCTGTGCTCAGACTTCGGCAGCAAGCACAGTGCAAACGGCCCCCTGGGTTCTCTGACCCTCCGAGGACCTCATCCTTCAATTATCTGGTCACTCCATCCTTGGCTTGTAGTGGTTCCCCAGAATGCCATGGGATGGAATGACCTCTGCACTTAGTGTTCACACTCTTGATGGGGCAGGAGGCGCCATATCTGTGTACAGATAAGAGGATTCTTAAGTCTTAGATTCCTCTCTGGGGCAGGGTAGATTCTGAAGGGTGTACACTTGAGTGAATGCATTTGGGGGAGGATTCCAGGCATGTGGAAAGGGCCCCCACAAGCTACAGAAGCAGGAAAGCCAAGGTGGGTGAGTAATTGGGGGCAAACTGTCCTGGCTGAGGTGGTGACGGGTGTGGAGGAGTTGTGGGGCTTAAGATAGAGAATGAGGTGGAGGACCTTGAGTGTCAGGTTGGGCCTctgaggtcaggggtcaggggGGAAGGAACTGGGGGGGGGATGGCCATGCTAGTGCAGACCAGATGCTGAGAGCCTGGACTCAGGTGTTAGAAGTGGGGGTGGAGGAACAAAGGTGACCTGAGAGGTTGGGGAGGGAGAATTTGAAAGACACAGAGCCTGGAAGGTGAGAGTGACAGGAGACCCTTGGTAATGGGTGAGAGGTGGGAAGAGGGTGTCTGTAGTGTTAGCTCTTAGGGCAGCGGTCAGTGTGGATGACCTCAACTTCCTGGTTGAGGCTTCCCCTGGCCTGTGGAAGCCTTGGTAGCTTTCAGGTGATGTGTATTTTGCCTCCCAGGAAGCTGTGCCAATGGCCTTGAGCCAGAGTCCTCCATAAGTCATAATAGGATGGGCTGGGTCCCAGCTTCTGCATGTTTTGAGCATGCCAAAGTGTGAAGGGCCCTGCACAGGGCACAAATGGGCCTCAGGAGAGAACCCATCTGCCAAAGTTTCCTCTGCAGAAGGCCCAGGTGTTTGCCAGTGAGGGAGTCCAGACTTGCCAAGGCTTCTCAGCTTG
Proteins encoded in this window:
- the LOC123623401 gene encoding uncharacterized protein LOC123623401, yielding MVTWQGEKSSGVHMATRAPWSHWTPPVALEGRGRGWPVPAAVARRGRGGAAPPPQSPNRVTGGAARVSLRAEKCVPNSEDRSRPPLTRAAPARRDPGLRQSHFGNPGPGRPGPSPALTARPGPRDVRAEAGAGRSGLRICARRPPPAEACTWTHLKLRSLGKSGLPHWQTPGPSAEETLADGFSPEAHLCPVQGPSHFGMLKTCRSWDPAHPIMTYGGLWLKAIGTASWEAKYTSPESYQGFHRPGEASTRKLRSSTLTAALRANTTDTLFPPLTHYQGSPVTLTFQALCLSNSPSPTSQVTFVPPPPLLTPESRLSASGLH